A stretch of Campylobacter gracilis DNA encodes these proteins:
- the obgE gene encoding GTPase ObgE, producing the protein MFIDSVKLSVKSGDGGAGCVSFRREKFVISGGPDGGDGGDGGDVYFRVDKNSHTLSSYKGKREFKAQNGAPGEGRKKTGKSGEDLYLIVPPGTSVYDEDSGELVLDMLNDGETRLFLRGGKGGLGNVHFKSSINQAPEYAQKGLEGQTREVRLELKLIADVGLVGFPNVGKSTLISTVSNAKPQIANYEFTTLTPKLGLVEVDEYSGFVMADIPGIIEGASEGRGLGVQFLKHVERTKILLFMLDLANYRSLEEQFDALRAETAKFSEGLAKRDYAIALTRADAAENLQEKFDAFLAHLGLAGTVGEMKFKQDIYELDAAKPFFVMPISSATGQNINELKFNLLELLKKEL; encoded by the coding sequence ATGTTCATAGACAGCGTAAAGCTTAGCGTCAAATCAGGTGACGGCGGCGCAGGTTGCGTCAGCTTCCGCCGCGAAAAATTCGTCATCTCAGGCGGTCCCGACGGCGGCGACGGCGGCGACGGCGGCGACGTGTATTTTAGGGTCGATAAAAACTCCCACACCCTCTCATCCTACAAGGGCAAGCGTGAGTTTAAAGCGCAAAACGGCGCGCCCGGCGAGGGTCGCAAAAAGACGGGCAAAAGCGGCGAGGATCTCTATCTCATCGTCCCTCCAGGCACCAGCGTTTACGACGAAGATAGCGGCGAGCTAGTGCTTGATATGCTAAATGACGGCGAGACGAGGCTGTTTTTGCGAGGCGGCAAGGGCGGGCTCGGCAACGTGCACTTTAAAAGCTCGATCAACCAAGCCCCCGAATATGCGCAAAAAGGTCTCGAAGGGCAGACGCGAGAGGTGAGATTGGAGCTAAAACTCATCGCCGACGTGGGGCTCGTGGGCTTTCCAAACGTGGGCAAAAGCACGCTTATATCGACCGTCTCAAACGCCAAACCTCAGATCGCAAACTACGAGTTTACCACTCTCACGCCAAAGCTCGGTCTCGTCGAAGTGGACGAATACAGCGGCTTTGTAATGGCCGATATCCCTGGCATCATTGAGGGTGCGAGCGAAGGGCGTGGGCTTGGCGTGCAGTTTTTAAAACACGTCGAGCGCACGAAAATTTTGCTTTTTATGCTCGATCTTGCGAACTACCGCAGCCTTGAGGAGCAGTTTGACGCGCTGCGAGCCGAGACGGCGAAATTTTCAGAGGGGCTTGCAAAAAGAGATTACGCTATCGCCCTAACTCGCGCGGACGCGGCTGAAAATTTGCAGGAAAAATTTGACGCATTTTTAGCGCATTTGGGGCTCGCGGGCACGGTGGGCGAGATGAAATTTAAGCAAGATATTTATGAGCTTGACGCCGCCAAGCCGTTTTTCGTGATGCCGATATCTTCTGCGACGGGACAAAATATAAACGAGTTAAAATTTAACCTGCTTGAGCTGCTTAAAAAGGAGCTGTAG
- the fmt gene encoding methionyl-tRNA formyltransferase, with the protein MNIVFMGTPEYAAKILRALAEAKFEIAAVFTQPDKPVGRKQILTPSEVKVYAQRHLPAVPIFQPATLKDEAVAAQIKELKPDFIVVAAYGKILPQAVLDIAPCINLHASILPKYRGASPIQSAILAGEKQTGVTAMLMDAGLDTGDMLDFAYTPCEDKTAAQLFDELGDLAGELIVRVLRNFTNLMPLKQEGAQATHCKKISKSDGLFSFEESARQIYNKFRALTPWPGIYLASGLKILELELLHESCGRKFERAGEILHIDKPSFCVACGEGAVKIIKVQEPGKKPVDASAYLNGKRLKIGDLLC; encoded by the coding sequence ATGAATATAGTTTTTATGGGAACGCCTGAGTATGCGGCTAAAATTTTACGCGCGCTTGCCGAGGCGAAATTTGAGATCGCGGCCGTCTTTACGCAGCCCGATAAGCCCGTCGGCAGGAAGCAAATTTTAACGCCTAGCGAGGTTAAAGTTTACGCGCAGCGGCATTTGCCCGCCGTGCCGATCTTTCAGCCCGCGACACTCAAAGACGAGGCGGTTGCAGCGCAGATAAAAGAGCTAAAGCCTGATTTTATCGTGGTTGCCGCATACGGTAAAATTTTGCCGCAGGCCGTCCTTGATATCGCGCCTTGTATAAATTTGCACGCCTCGATCCTGCCTAAATACCGCGGCGCGAGCCCCATTCAAAGCGCGATCTTGGCGGGCGAAAAGCAGACCGGCGTTACGGCGATGTTGATGGACGCGGGGCTTGATACGGGAGATATGCTTGATTTTGCCTACACGCCTTGCGAGGATAAAACGGCGGCGCAGCTGTTTGACGAACTGGGTGATCTAGCGGGCGAGCTGATCGTGCGAGTGTTGCGAAATTTTACAAATTTGATGCCGCTTAAGCAAGAGGGCGCGCAGGCTACACACTGCAAAAAAATAAGTAAATCTGACGGGCTTTTTAGCTTTGAGGAAAGCGCACGCCAAATTTATAACAAATTTCGTGCGCTAACGCCCTGGCCGGGGATTTATCTAGCTAGCGGGTTAAAAATTTTAGAACTAGAGCTTTTGCACGAATCTTGCGGGCGTAAATTTGAACGCGCGGGCGAAATTCTACACATTGATAAGCCTAGTTTTTGCGTCGCATGCGGCGAAGGCGCGGTTAAGATCATAAAGGTGCAAGAGCCAGGCAAAAAGCCCGTGGACGCTAGCGCATATCTAAACGGTAAACGGCTAAAGATTGGTGATCTGCTATGCTAA
- a CDS encoding biotin--[acetyl-CoA-carboxylase] ligase, translated as MKIKFVEQIASTQEFLVGAVREGRITPPFAIAANRQSAGIGSRGNDWEGVSGNLAFSFCVAQTDLPADVPPQSASIYFAMIMQELLASLGSQLWLKWPNDFYLGERKIGGAMTNKIKNTLVCGIGMNLLGAPEYAGILDIKISAKDAIDGFFALYENKIPWKQIFRNFSLQFQKSQNFSVHLGGEKISLAQAKLCEDGSIIINEERVYALR; from the coding sequence ATGAAGATAAAATTCGTAGAACAGATAGCCTCGACACAGGAGTTTTTAGTAGGCGCCGTGCGCGAAGGCAGGATAACGCCGCCTTTTGCGATAGCCGCAAATCGCCAAAGCGCCGGTATCGGCTCACGCGGCAATGATTGGGAGGGCGTAAGCGGCAATCTCGCATTTTCGTTCTGTGTCGCTCAAACGGATCTGCCCGCAGATGTGCCGCCTCAGTCGGCGAGCATATATTTTGCGATGATTATGCAGGAGCTTCTCGCATCGCTCGGCTCTCAGCTTTGGTTAAAATGGCCTAACGATTTTTATCTAGGCGAGCGTAAAATCGGCGGAGCGATGACAAATAAGATCAAAAATACCCTCGTCTGCGGCATCGGCATGAACCTACTCGGCGCGCCCGAATATGCGGGAATTTTAGATATAAAAATCAGTGCAAAAGACGCTATAGATGGCTTTTTCGCACTATATGAAAATAAAATCCCGTGGAAGCAAATTTTTAGAAATTTTTCGTTACAATTCCAAAAATCGCAAAATTTTAGCGTTCATCTAGGCGGCGAAAAAATTTCACTCGCGCAGGCTAAACTTTGCGAAGACGGATCGATCATAATAAATGAAGAAAGGGTTTATGCTTTAAGATGA
- a CDS encoding ParA family protein — MSEVITIANQKGGVGKTTTAVNLAASLAIKKKRVLLIDVDPQANATTGLGFNRSDFEFNIYHVLTGRKSMSEVIQKTELEFMDLVPSNIGLVGIEREVSEEKDFKLMLKNRISEVKDRYDFIIIDSPPTLGSITVNALVASDSVIIPIQCEFYALEGVALILNTVKVVKQTLNKNLKIRGFLPTMYSLQNNLAKETVANLREYFDDKLFRIGKSDDLVIIPRNIKLAESPSFGKPVVLYDIKSAGSIAYQDLAKSIMEQKWAR; from the coding sequence ATGAGTGAAGTAATTACGATTGCCAATCAAAAAGGCGGCGTCGGAAAGACGACCACAGCGGTTAATCTTGCTGCGTCGCTAGCGATAAAGAAAAAGCGGGTCCTACTGATCGACGTAGACCCTCAGGCGAACGCTACGACCGGGCTTGGCTTTAACCGCAGCGACTTTGAATTTAACATTTATCACGTCTTAACGGGGCGTAAGAGCATGTCCGAAGTGATCCAAAAGACCGAACTTGAGTTTATGGATTTAGTGCCGTCAAACATCGGACTTGTAGGTATCGAGCGCGAAGTAAGCGAAGAGAAAGACTTCAAACTAATGCTAAAAAACAGAATTTCCGAGGTTAAGGACAGATACGATTTCATCATCATCGATTCGCCGCCGACGCTCGGTAGCATCACGGTAAATGCCTTGGTCGCAAGCGATAGCGTCATCATCCCGATTCAGTGCGAATTCTACGCGCTTGAAGGCGTCGCGTTGATCCTAAATACCGTAAAAGTCGTCAAGCAAACGCTCAATAAAAATTTAAAAATTCGCGGATTTTTGCCTACGATGTATAGTTTGCAAAACAACCTCGCTAAAGAGACAGTCGCGAATTTACGCGAGTATTTCGACGATAAGCTCTTTCGTATCGGTAAGAGTGATGATCTAGTCATCATCCCGCGCAACATTAAGCTAGCCGAAAGCCCAAGCTTTGGCAAGCCGGTGGTTTTATACGATATAAAATCCGCCGGCTCCATCGCCTATCAAGACCTCGCTAAATCCATAATGGAGCAAAAATGGGCAAGGTAA
- a CDS encoding ParB/RepB/Spo0J family partition protein has product MGKVKRALGRGLGAILDDVESSYNRELESGNADSLVIEIDVDKIEPNPYQPRQSFDEEALRQLSESIARHGLIQPIIVIQKDDSYVLIAGERRLRATKLLGESKIKAVVADIKSQNLRELALIENIQREDLNPIELAKSYKELIGEYRITQEELADIIKKSRTQITNTLRLLNLCSEVQDAISADKISQGHAKIMVGLEKEDQILALNTILGQRLSVRDTETLVKKLKDKTVPKEKKPGVEFQSFKPELLKLKAKLDQFGKISIKERKISIEFNEILQISEFLKKIG; this is encoded by the coding sequence ATGGGCAAGGTAAAAAGAGCGCTCGGGCGCGGGCTCGGTGCGATTTTAGACGACGTAGAAAGTTCTTATAACAGGGAGCTAGAAAGTGGAAATGCCGATAGCTTAGTTATCGAAATCGATGTCGATAAAATCGAGCCAAATCCATATCAACCGCGTCAAAGCTTCGATGAAGAGGCACTTAGGCAGCTAAGCGAGAGCATCGCCCGCCACGGGCTTATTCAGCCTATCATCGTTATTCAAAAGGACGATTCTTACGTCCTGATCGCCGGCGAGCGACGCCTAAGAGCGACGAAGCTTTTGGGCGAGAGTAAAATCAAAGCCGTAGTTGCAGATATAAAATCTCAAAATTTAAGAGAACTTGCCCTCATCGAAAATATCCAGCGCGAGGATCTAAATCCTATTGAGCTTGCCAAGTCCTATAAGGAGCTTATCGGTGAATATAGGATCACGCAAGAGGAGTTAGCCGACATCATCAAAAAGTCCCGCACGCAGATTACCAACACGCTAAGACTTTTAAATTTATGCTCCGAAGTGCAAGATGCCATAAGCGCAGATAAAATTTCGCAAGGGCACGCCAAGATAATGGTTGGACTTGAAAAAGAGGATCAAATTTTAGCGCTAAATACCATTTTAGGACAGCGCCTAAGCGTAAGAGATACCGAAACTTTAGTCAAAAAGCTCAAAGATAAAACCGTTCCAAAAGAGAAAAAGCCTGGCGTGGAATTTCAAAGCTTCAAGCCTGAACTTTTAAAGCTAAAGGCTAAGCTTGATCAATTTGGTAAAATAAGTATCAAAGAGCGTAAAATTTCGATCGAATTTAACGAAATTTTACAAATTTCCGAGTTTTTAAAGAAAATCGGATGA
- a CDS encoding F0F1 ATP synthase subunit B family protein, protein MLDVSLTAMITTIVVFLALIYFLNIKLYRPLLLHMEKREAIIKEDEANAMKNAQDADADKAEIVRIMDAAKLQAVKIKQEAMDSAKQAAAREIAEKKTAMEEDFDQFLGGLDEQKRNLKNDLQAKIPEFKNALSSAVAKV, encoded by the coding sequence ATGCTAGACGTAAGTTTGACCGCCATGATAACGACCATCGTCGTATTTTTAGCTTTGATTTACTTCTTAAATATCAAGCTTTATAGACCGCTACTTTTGCATATGGAAAAGCGAGAGGCTATTATTAAAGAAGATGAGGCAAATGCGATGAAAAATGCACAGGATGCAGATGCCGATAAAGCAGAGATCGTACGAATCATGGATGCTGCGAAGTTGCAAGCTGTTAAAATAAAGCAAGAGGCGATGGATAGCGCGAAGCAGGCTGCCGCCAGAGAAATAGCCGAGAAAAAGACCGCAATGGAGGAAGATTTTGATCAATTTTTAGGCGGTTTGGATGAGCAAAAGCGCAACCTAAAAAATGATTTGCAAGCCAAAATTCCGGAATTTAAAAATGCTCTAAGCAGCGCTGTGGCTAAAGTATGA
- a CDS encoding F0F1 ATP synthase subunit B has product MKKYLFLFIIPALVLASGEHDGVKDYDVLWRSINFILFFGILFYLLKGPVKAAYQGRIDGIASRLEANQKILKESAARKEQAKKDLQDAKVQGAALIETAKKEIVFAAEKIKNATEQEISNLQKSFDEQKDFEARKIKKEVVSEILDDVFASDDIKFGQDKLVKIVEKKVG; this is encoded by the coding sequence ATGAAAAAATATCTATTTTTATTTATAATTCCCGCGCTTGTTTTAGCAAGTGGCGAGCACGATGGAGTCAAAGACTACGACGTGCTGTGGCGAAGCATAAATTTCATTTTGTTCTTCGGAATTTTGTTTTATCTTTTAAAAGGTCCCGTAAAAGCAGCATATCAAGGTAGGATCGACGGCATCGCATCTAGGCTTGAAGCTAATCAGAAAATTTTAAAAGAGTCTGCAGCTCGCAAGGAGCAAGCTAAAAAAGATCTGCAAGATGCTAAGGTTCAAGGCGCAGCTTTAATCGAAACCGCTAAAAAAGAGATCGTATTCGCCGCCGAAAAGATAAAAAATGCAACCGAGCAAGAGATTTCAAATCTACAAAAGTCTTTCGACGAGCAGAAGGATTTCGAAGCGCGTAAGATCAAAAAAGAGGTCGTAAGCGAGATACTGGATGATGTTTTTGCATCGGACGACATTAAATTCGGTCAAGATAAGCTGGTTAAAATCGTAGAGAAAAAGGTCGGATGA
- a CDS encoding F0F1 ATP synthase subunit delta has product MINNTSKRYVNALILSYKKDELCSVLQTLESVASAFRIPKFQDIVKSPTLKEESKVELIASFIKNPSEKIVNFIKLLAKNRRIALIPQIVEELRKNIAALDNKYLGKIYSATEIDAAKIKELEAKISNKFNADITLQPVKSELEGIKIEVEDLGFEISFSVDRLKQKMSEYILKAI; this is encoded by the coding sequence ATGATAAATAACACCTCAAAAAGATATGTAAACGCCCTGATACTGAGCTATAAAAAAGATGAACTATGCTCTGTTTTGCAGACGCTCGAGAGCGTTGCGAGTGCATTTAGAATTCCAAAATTCCAAGATATTGTAAAATCTCCGACGCTAAAAGAGGAATCCAAAGTGGAACTTATCGCGTCATTTATAAAAAATCCAAGCGAAAAAATCGTAAATTTTATTAAACTTTTAGCTAAGAATAGGCGTATTGCACTAATCCCGCAGATAGTCGAGGAACTGCGCAAGAATATTGCGGCACTGGATAATAAATATTTGGGTAAAATTTATTCTGCTACCGAAATAGACGCCGCGAAAATAAAAGAGCTAGAGGCCAAAATTTCAAACAAATTTAATGCAGATATTACTCTGCAACCCGTTAAAAGCGAGCTTGAAGGCATTAAGATCGAAGTCGAGGATCTTGGATTTGAGATTAGTTTTTCAGTTGATAGATTGAAACAAAAAATGAGCGAATATATTTTAAAAGCAATTTAA
- the atpA gene encoding F0F1 ATP synthase subunit alpha, whose protein sequence is MGAKIKADEISSIIKERIENFDLSVDIEETGKVVSVADGVANVYGLKNVMANEMVEFENGARGIALNLEESSVGIVILGDTSGINEGSSVKRLGKLLRVPVGDALIGRVVNALGEPIDGKGAIETSDTRFVEEKAKGIMARKSVHEPLQTGLKAIDALVPIGRGQRELIIGDRQTGKTTVAVDTIINQKGQDVICIYVAIGQKQSTVAQVVKKLEEYGAMDYTIVVAAGASEAAALQYLAPYSGCTMGEYFRDNSRHALIIYDDLSKHAVAYREMSLILRRPPGREAYPGDVFYLHSRLLERASKLSDALGAGSLTALPIIETQAGDVSAYIPTNVISITDGQIFLESGLFNSGIRPAINVGLSVSRVGGSAQIKAIKKVSGTLRLDLAQYRELQAFAQFASDLDESSRKQLDRGQRMVEILKQPPYSPLPVENQVVIIFAGSRGFLDDVPTSSIGKFEAELYPYIEAKYPEIFEEIRSKKTIEKDLEENLIKALNDFKATFAA, encoded by the coding sequence GTGGGTGCGAAAATTAAGGCAGACGAAATCAGTAGCATAATCAAAGAGCGAATCGAAAATTTCGATCTTAGCGTTGATATCGAAGAAACCGGTAAGGTCGTTTCGGTCGCAGACGGCGTTGCTAATGTTTACGGCTTAAAAAACGTAATGGCTAACGAGATGGTCGAATTCGAAAACGGAGCTCGTGGTATCGCGTTAAATTTAGAGGAAAGCAGTGTCGGCATCGTTATTTTAGGCGATACTAGCGGCATTAACGAAGGTAGTAGCGTTAAAAGACTGGGTAAGCTTTTGCGCGTTCCGGTAGGTGATGCATTAATCGGTCGCGTAGTAAATGCCCTAGGCGAACCGATCGACGGCAAAGGCGCGATAGAGACCAGCGATACTAGATTTGTCGAAGAAAAGGCCAAAGGCATCATGGCTCGTAAATCCGTTCATGAGCCACTTCAAACCGGTCTTAAAGCGATAGACGCGCTAGTGCCGATCGGTCGCGGACAGCGCGAGCTCATCATTGGCGACCGCCAAACGGGAAAAACCACCGTTGCTGTTGATACTATCATCAATCAAAAGGGCCAGGATGTCATCTGCATATACGTAGCAATCGGCCAGAAGCAATCCACCGTCGCACAAGTCGTTAAAAAGCTTGAAGAATATGGTGCGATGGACTATACGATCGTAGTTGCAGCTGGTGCTAGCGAGGCGGCTGCGCTTCAATACTTGGCTCCGTATTCAGGCTGCACGATGGGTGAGTATTTCAGAGATAACTCCCGCCACGCGCTTATCATCTACGATGATTTGAGTAAGCATGCGGTTGCGTATCGCGAAATGTCACTTATTTTACGCCGTCCACCTGGACGCGAGGCGTACCCTGGCGACGTATTTTATCTACATTCCCGTTTGCTTGAGCGCGCTAGCAAACTAAGCGATGCACTCGGTGCAGGTAGCCTAACGGCGCTTCCTATCATCGAGACGCAAGCAGGCGACGTTTCGGCGTATATCCCTACAAACGTTATCTCCATTACTGACGGTCAAATTTTCCTAGAATCTGGTCTATTTAACTCTGGAATTCGTCCTGCGATCAACGTAGGCCTTTCCGTTAGCCGCGTCGGCGGTTCCGCGCAGATTAAAGCGATCAAAAAGGTCTCGGGAACCTTGCGCCTAGATCTTGCTCAATACCGCGAACTTCAGGCGTTTGCGCAGTTTGCGAGCGATCTGGACGAGAGTAGCCGCAAGCAGCTGGATCGCGGACAAAGAATGGTCGAAATTTTAAAGCAGCCTCCTTATTCGCCGCTTCCGGTCGAAAATCAAGTGGTCATCATCTTTGCGGGAAGCCGCGGATTTTTGGACGATGTGCCTACGAGTTCGATTGGTAAATTCGAAGCTGAGCTCTATCCGTATATCGAGGCGAAATATCCTGAAATTTTTGAAGAGATCAGAAGCAAAAAGACCATCGAGAAGGATTTGGAAGAAAATTTAATCAAGGCTCTAAATGACTTTAAAGCGACCTTTGCCGCTTAA
- the atpG gene encoding ATP synthase F1 subunit gamma: MANLKDIKLQIKSVRNTEKTTKAMKLVSNVKLKNTKEAAMRSRAYAVKINEVLGEISARVKNYVGNNSGNDEKLRIFDTTREVKVVDLLFITADKGLCGGFNINTIKKIKALIEELKAKKIKVRLRAVGKKGIEYFDFQGIELLERYIGVSSSPSSEKANEIVQAAVKDFNEGKTDEVILIHNGYLNMITQEMRVNTLVPIGEPAISEDALKTSTLEVEVESPEDEETLMLNLIQSYLSYSMYYALIDSLAAEHCSRMNAMENATNNAKERVSQLNLAYNKARQGSITTELIEIISGVESMK, translated from the coding sequence ATGGCAAATTTAAAGGATATAAAGCTTCAAATCAAAAGCGTCAGAAATACAGAGAAGACTACCAAAGCTATGAAGCTGGTCTCCAACGTCAAGCTTAAAAATACAAAAGAAGCGGCGATGCGCTCGCGAGCTTATGCGGTGAAGATTAACGAGGTCTTGGGTGAAATTTCTGCGCGCGTTAAAAATTACGTAGGCAATAATTCGGGCAACGACGAAAAACTTAGAATTTTTGATACCACGCGGGAAGTAAAGGTGGTTGATTTGCTGTTTATCACCGCAGATAAAGGGCTTTGCGGCGGTTTTAATATCAACACCATCAAAAAGATCAAAGCTTTGATCGAGGAGCTTAAAGCTAAAAAGATCAAGGTTCGCCTTCGCGCCGTCGGCAAAAAGGGGATAGAGTATTTTGATTTTCAAGGCATTGAGCTTTTGGAGCGATATATCGGCGTGAGCTCATCTCCATCGTCCGAGAAAGCTAACGAGATCGTCCAAGCCGCAGTTAAGGATTTTAACGAAGGCAAGACCGACGAGGTCATACTTATCCACAACGGCTATTTGAATATGATTACTCAAGAGATGCGGGTAAATACGTTGGTGCCGATCGGTGAGCCTGCGATTAGCGAGGATGCTTTAAAAACATCTACATTGGAAGTAGAGGTTGAAAGTCCTGAGGACGAAGAAACATTGATGTTAAATTTAATCCAGAGCTATCTTAGCTACAGCATGTATTACGCGCTTATTGACTCTTTGGCAGCGGAGCATTGCTCGAGAATGAATGCGATGGAGAATGCGACAAACAACGCCAAGGAGCGCGTATCGCAATTAAATTTAGCATACAACAAAGCCAGACAAGGCTCTATCACGACTGAGCTTATCGAGATCATAAGCGGCGTCGAATCAATGAAATGA
- the atpD gene encoding F0F1 ATP synthase subunit beta, whose protein sequence is MKGIISQVMGPVVDVDFKDYLPKINEAIEVKFDVEGAHRRLILEVAAHLGDNRVRTIAMDMSDGLRRGLEAVALGAPITVPVGEKVLGRIFNVTGDLIDEGEDEKFETRWSIHRDPPSFENQSTKSEIFETGIKVVDLLAPYAKGGKVGLFGGAGVGKTVIIMELIHNVAFKHSGYSVFAGVGERTREGNDLYNEMKESGVLDKVALTYGQMNEPPGARNRIALTGLTMAEYFRDELGLDVLMFIDNIFRFSQSGSEMSALLGRIPSAVGYQPTLASEMGKLQERITSTKKGSITSVQAVYVPADDLTDPAPATVFAHLDATTVLNRAIAEKGIYPAVDPLDSTSRMLDPQIIGEEHYKVARGVQAVLQKYKDLQDIIAILGMDELSEEDKLVVERARKIERYLSQPFFVAEVFTGSPGKYISLEETIAGFKGILEGKYDDLPENAFYMVGNIDEVVAKAEKMKA, encoded by the coding sequence ATGAAAGGAATAATTTCTCAGGTAATGGGTCCCGTGGTCGATGTCGATTTCAAGGACTATTTACCGAAGATTAACGAAGCTATCGAGGTTAAATTTGACGTCGAGGGCGCTCATCGCAGGCTGATCCTAGAGGTAGCCGCGCACCTTGGAGACAATCGCGTCCGCACGATCGCTATGGATATGAGCGATGGACTTAGGCGAGGGCTTGAGGCCGTCGCTTTGGGCGCGCCTATTACGGTGCCTGTGGGCGAGAAAGTTTTGGGTAGAATTTTTAATGTTACGGGCGATCTGATCGACGAAGGCGAGGATGAAAAATTTGAAACCCGCTGGTCGATCCACAGAGATCCGCCTAGCTTTGAAAATCAAAGCACGAAGAGTGAAATTTTTGAAACCGGCATTAAGGTAGTCGATCTGCTCGCCCCTTATGCAAAGGGCGGTAAGGTAGGACTATTCGGCGGTGCTGGCGTCGGTAAGACCGTCATCATCATGGAACTGATTCACAACGTCGCTTTCAAACACAGCGGCTACTCCGTATTTGCGGGTGTCGGCGAGCGAACGAGAGAGGGAAACGACCTTTATAACGAGATGAAAGAATCGGGCGTTTTGGATAAAGTCGCCTTGACCTATGGTCAGATGAACGAACCGCCGGGAGCGAGAAACCGTATCGCGCTAACCGGTCTTACGATGGCCGAGTATTTCCGCGACGAGCTAGGGCTTGACGTTTTGATGTTTATTGATAATATCTTCCGCTTCTCGCAGTCGGGTTCGGAGATGTCCGCGCTTTTAGGACGAATTCCGTCCGCGGTCGGTTATCAGCCTACGCTTGCCAGCGAAATGGGTAAATTACAGGAGCGCATTACTTCTACTAAGAAGGGCTCCATTACCTCCGTTCAGGCCGTTTATGTACCTGCGGATGACCTTACTGACCCCGCGCCGGCAACCGTTTTCGCGCACCTTGATGCGACGACCGTTTTAAACAGAGCGATTGCCGAAAAAGGAATTTATCCTGCCGTTGACCCACTTGATTCGACCTCAAGAATGCTCGATCCGCAAATCATCGGTGAGGAGCATTACAAGGTCGCTCGCGGCGTCCAAGCGGTGCTTCAAAAATACAAAGACTTGCAAGATATCATCGCGATTTTGGGTATGGACGAACTTAGCGAAGAGGACAAGCTCGTAGTCGAGCGCGCTAGAAAGATCGAGCGCTATCTATCTCAGCCGTTTTTCGTAGCCGAGGTATTTACCGGAAGTCCGGGCAAATATATCTCGTTAGAGGAAACTATTGCTGGCTTTAAGGGAATTTTAGAAGGCAAATACGACGATCTGCCGGAGAATGCCTTTTATATGGTGGGAAATATCGACGAGGTGGTAGCAAAAGCCGAAAAGATGAAAGCATAG
- the atpC gene encoding ATP synthase F1 subunit epsilon, which yields MKEFLLLDIVTPEGMVFSGEVKSVQLPGITGEMGILPGHASLLTGLKDKSEGGVVEIVDKDGKKQLVLVNDGFLEVTEEKTTILATQAVAIGGDSESAVAKSLQRAKDMLTSISSDAANSAAIMARVDEFARQS from the coding sequence ATGAAAGAATTTTTGCTTTTAGATATCGTTACGCCCGAAGGGATGGTCTTTTCGGGTGAGGTCAAATCCGTCCAGCTCCCCGGCATTACTGGCGAAATGGGTATTTTGCCAGGGCATGCGAGCTTGCTAACAGGACTTAAAGACAAAAGCGAAGGCGGAGTCGTTGAGATCGTAGATAAAGACGGCAAAAAGCAGCTTGTTTTGGTAAACGACGGATTTTTGGAAGTTACCGAAGAAAAAACTACTATCCTAGCCACTCAAGCCGTAGCTATCGGAGGCGATAGCGAAAGCGCCGTAGCAAAGTCTTTGCAGCGCGCCAAAGATATGCTTACGTCCATTAGCTCCGATGCGGCAAATTCCGCAGCAATCATGGCTAGAGTCGACGAATTCGCAAGGCAAAGTTAA